The proteins below are encoded in one region of Sminthopsis crassicaudata isolate SCR6 chromosome 1, ASM4859323v1, whole genome shotgun sequence:
- the RPL8 gene encoding large ribosomal subunit protein uL2, with the protein MGRVIRGQRKGAGSVFRAHVKHRKGAAKLRAVDFAERHGYIKGIVKDIIHDPGRGAPLAKVAFRDPYRFKKRTELFIAAEGIHTGQFVYCGKKAQLNIGNVLPVGTMPEGTIVCCLEEKPGDRGKLARASGNYATVISHNPETKKTRVKLPSGSKKVISSANRAVVGVVAGGGRIDKPILKAGRAYHKYKAKRNCWPRVRGVAMNPVEHPFGGGNHQHIGKPSTIRRDAPAGRKVGLIAARRTGRLRGTKTVQEKEN; encoded by the exons ATGGGCCGGGTGATCCGTGGTCAGAGGAAGGGCGCGGGCTCTGTCTTCCGCGCCCACGTGAAGCACCGAAAGGGAGCCGCCAAGCTCCGGGCTGTCGACTTCGCCGAGAGGCATGGCTACATTAAGGGTATCGTGAAG GACATAATCCATGACCCAGGCCGAGGAGCTCCTCTTGCAAAAGTAGCCTTCCGGGATCCTTACCGATTTAAAAAGAGGACAGAATTGTTCATTGCTGCTGAAGGCATCCATACTGGCCAGTTTGTGTACTGTGGTAAGAAAG CTCAGCTCAACATTGGCAATGTCCTCCCAGTTGGCACTATGCCTGAAGGGACTATAGTGTGCTGTCTTGAAGAAAAGCCTGGGGACCGGGGCAAGCTTGCCCGGGCATCTGGAAACTATGCTACAGTAATCTCCCACAATCCTGAAACCAAGAAAACTAGGGTGAAGCTACCTTCAGGCTCTAAGAAAGTGATCTCCTCTGCAAACAGAGCTGTGGTTG GTGTTGTTGCTGGAGGAGGTCGTATTGATAAGCCCATTCTTAAGGCAGGTCGTGCTTACCACAAATACAAGGCTAAGAGAAACTGCTGGCCTCGTGTCCGGGGTGTGGCCATGAAT CCTGTGGAACATCCCTTCGGTGGAGGTAATCACCAGCATATTGGAAAACCATCCACCATTCGAAGAGATGCCCCAGCAGGGCGAAAGGTCGGTCTCATTGCTGCCAGGCGTACTGGTCGACTCCGGGGTACCAAGACTGTACAGGAGAAGGAGAACTAA